From Oryctolagus cuniculus chromosome 17, mOryCun1.1, whole genome shotgun sequence, a single genomic window includes:
- the NPTX1 gene encoding neuronal pentraxin-1 isoform X1 has translation MPAGRAARTCALLALCLLGSGAQDFGPTRFICTSVPVDADMCAASVATGGSEELRSSVLQLRETVLRQKETILSQKETIRELTTKLGRCESQSTLDTGAGAGAGEARAAGGRKQPGSGKNTMGDLSRTPAAETLSQLGQTLQSLKTRLENLEQYSRLNSSSQANSLRDLLQSQMDDLERQVLSRVNALEEGRGAPKNDTEERVKIESALSALHQRISELEKGQKDSRPGDKFQLTFPLRTNYMYAKVKKSLPEMYAFTVCMWLKSSAAPGVGTPFSYAVPGQANELVLIEWGNNPMEILINDKVAKLPFVINDGKWHHICITWTTRDGVWEAYQDGTQGGSGENLAPYHPIKPQGVLVLGQEQDTLGGGFDATQAFVGELAHFNIWDRKLTPGEVYNLATCSTKALPGNVIAWAESHIEIYGGATKWTFEACRQIN, from the exons ATGCCGGCCGGCCGTGCCGCGCGCACCTGTGCGCTGCTCGCCCTCTGCCTGCTGGGCAGCGGGGCCCAGGATTTCGGACCGACGCGCTTCATCTGCACCTCGGTGCCGGTGGACGCCGACATGTGCGCCGCGTCCGTGGCCACCGGCGGCTCCGAGGAGCTGCGAAGCAGCGTGCTGCAGCTCCGCGAGACCGTGCTGCGGCAGAAGGAGACCATCCTGAGCCAGAAGGAGACCATCCGCGAGCTGACCACCAAGCTGGGCCGCTGCGAGAGCCAGAGCACGCTGGACACGGGCGCCGGCGCCGGCGCGGGCGAGGCCAGGGCGGCCGGCGGCCGCAAGCAGCCCGGCTCCGGCAAGAACACCATGGGCGACCTGTCCCGGACGCCAGCCGCGGAGACGCTCAGCCAACTCGGGCAAACTTTGCAGTCGCTCAAAACCCGCCTGGAGAACCTCGAG CAGTACAGCCGCCTCAATTCCTCCAGCCAGGCCAACAGCCTCCGCGATCTGCTGCAAAGCCAGATGGATGACCTGGAGCGCCAGGTGCTGTCCCGCGTGAACGCCCTGGAAGAGGGCAGGGGGGCGCCCAAGAACGACACGGAGGAGCGAGTCAAGATCGAGAGCGCCCTGAGCGCGCTGCACCAGCGCATCAGCGAGCTGGAGAAAG GTCAGAAAGACAGCCGCCCCGGAGACAAGTTCCAGCTCACGTTCCCGCTGCGGACCAACTACATGTACGCCAAGGTGAAGAAGAGCCTGCCGGAGATGTACGCCTTCACCGTGTGCATGTGGCTCAAGTCCAGCGCAGCCCCGGGGGTGGGCACGCCCTTCTCCTACGCCGTGCCCGGCCAGGCCAACGAGCTGGTGCTCATCGAGTGGGGCAACAACCCCATGGAAATCCTCATCAACGACAAG GTGGCCAAGCTGCCCTTCGTGATCAACGACGGCAAGTGGCACCACATCTGCATCACCTGGACCACCCGGGACGGCGTCTGGGAGGCCTACCAGGACGGCACCCAGGGTGGCAGCGGCGAGAACCTGGCACCCTACCACCCCATCAAGCCGCAGGGcgtgctggtgctgggccaggagcag GACACTCTGGGCGGTGGATTTGACGCCACACAGGCGTTTGTGGGCGAGCTGGCCCATTTCAACATCTGGGACCGCAAGCTGACCCCGGGGGAGGTGTACAACctggccacctgcagcaccaaggCCCTGCCCGGCAACGTGATCGCCTGGGCCGAGTCCCACATCGAGATCTACGGTGGAGCCACCAAGTGGACGTTCGAGGCCTGCCGCCAGATCAACTGA
- the NPTX1 gene encoding neuronal pentraxin-1 isoform X2 produces the protein MPAGRAARTCALLALCLLGSGAQDFGPTRFICTSVPVDADMCAASVATGGSEELRSSVLQLRETVLRQKETILSQKETIRELTTKLGRCESQSTLDTGAGAGAGEARAAGGRKQPGSGKNTMGDLSRTPAAETLSQLGQTLQSLKTRLENLEYSRLNSSSQANSLRDLLQSQMDDLERQVLSRVNALEEGRGAPKNDTEERVKIESALSALHQRISELEKGQKDSRPGDKFQLTFPLRTNYMYAKVKKSLPEMYAFTVCMWLKSSAAPGVGTPFSYAVPGQANELVLIEWGNNPMEILINDKVAKLPFVINDGKWHHICITWTTRDGVWEAYQDGTQGGSGENLAPYHPIKPQGVLVLGQEQDTLGGGFDATQAFVGELAHFNIWDRKLTPGEVYNLATCSTKALPGNVIAWAESHIEIYGGATKWTFEACRQIN, from the exons ATGCCGGCCGGCCGTGCCGCGCGCACCTGTGCGCTGCTCGCCCTCTGCCTGCTGGGCAGCGGGGCCCAGGATTTCGGACCGACGCGCTTCATCTGCACCTCGGTGCCGGTGGACGCCGACATGTGCGCCGCGTCCGTGGCCACCGGCGGCTCCGAGGAGCTGCGAAGCAGCGTGCTGCAGCTCCGCGAGACCGTGCTGCGGCAGAAGGAGACCATCCTGAGCCAGAAGGAGACCATCCGCGAGCTGACCACCAAGCTGGGCCGCTGCGAGAGCCAGAGCACGCTGGACACGGGCGCCGGCGCCGGCGCGGGCGAGGCCAGGGCGGCCGGCGGCCGCAAGCAGCCCGGCTCCGGCAAGAACACCATGGGCGACCTGTCCCGGACGCCAGCCGCGGAGACGCTCAGCCAACTCGGGCAAACTTTGCAGTCGCTCAAAACCCGCCTGGAGAACCTCGAG TACAGCCGCCTCAATTCCTCCAGCCAGGCCAACAGCCTCCGCGATCTGCTGCAAAGCCAGATGGATGACCTGGAGCGCCAGGTGCTGTCCCGCGTGAACGCCCTGGAAGAGGGCAGGGGGGCGCCCAAGAACGACACGGAGGAGCGAGTCAAGATCGAGAGCGCCCTGAGCGCGCTGCACCAGCGCATCAGCGAGCTGGAGAAAG GTCAGAAAGACAGCCGCCCCGGAGACAAGTTCCAGCTCACGTTCCCGCTGCGGACCAACTACATGTACGCCAAGGTGAAGAAGAGCCTGCCGGAGATGTACGCCTTCACCGTGTGCATGTGGCTCAAGTCCAGCGCAGCCCCGGGGGTGGGCACGCCCTTCTCCTACGCCGTGCCCGGCCAGGCCAACGAGCTGGTGCTCATCGAGTGGGGCAACAACCCCATGGAAATCCTCATCAACGACAAG GTGGCCAAGCTGCCCTTCGTGATCAACGACGGCAAGTGGCACCACATCTGCATCACCTGGACCACCCGGGACGGCGTCTGGGAGGCCTACCAGGACGGCACCCAGGGTGGCAGCGGCGAGAACCTGGCACCCTACCACCCCATCAAGCCGCAGGGcgtgctggtgctgggccaggagcag GACACTCTGGGCGGTGGATTTGACGCCACACAGGCGTTTGTGGGCGAGCTGGCCCATTTCAACATCTGGGACCGCAAGCTGACCCCGGGGGAGGTGTACAACctggccacctgcagcaccaaggCCCTGCCCGGCAACGTGATCGCCTGGGCCGAGTCCCACATCGAGATCTACGGTGGAGCCACCAAGTGGACGTTCGAGGCCTGCCGCCAGATCAACTGA